Proteins from one Bacteroidota bacterium genomic window:
- a CDS encoding amidohydrolase family protein: MGSAPWIRQIDENTDIGEVVTEAQNCSATGIKLYAYLNPDLVTKIVAEANKQNLKVWAHAFVYPATPEDLVSAGVNSLSHAPFLIYPTDWQYQPQGSFDLSKEVLDSKRLDDILNNMQKKGIILDPTLYLFEVTVSELSDEKPELNEKLELAYEITRKAYQKGIKIAVGTDFSLINEETDKPTIFDEMYLLVDEIGMSPIEVITACTKTNAELLGIEETCGTIEVGKRANLIVLKSNPAENIMNIEDQAIIIKNGEIVYDKRQIR, encoded by the coding sequence TTGGGTTCTGCACCTTGGATAAGGCAAATTGACGAAAATACAGATATCGGAGAAGTGGTTACTGAAGCACAAAATTGCAGTGCAACAGGTATCAAATTATATGCTTATCTGAATCCAGATCTTGTAACCAAAATAGTAGCTGAAGCAAACAAACAAAACCTGAAAGTCTGGGCTCATGCTTTTGTTTATCCTGCAACCCCAGAGGATTTGGTTTCAGCCGGGGTGAATAGCTTATCGCATGCCCCATTTCTGATATATCCTACCGATTGGCAGTATCAACCACAAGGTTCATTTGATTTGAGTAAAGAGGTGTTAGATTCGAAAAGACTTGATGACATTTTAAATAATATGCAGAAAAAAGGTATAATCCTTGACCCAACATTGTACCTGTTTGAAGTAACTGTTAGCGAACTGTCTGACGAGAAACCAGAACTAAATGAGAAGCTCGAACTAGCTTATGAAATTACCAGAAAGGCTTACCAAAAAGGAATTAAAATTGCAGTAGGCACTGACTTCTCACTGATAAATGAAGAGACTGATAAACCCACCATTTTTGATGAAATGTATCTATTGGTAGATGAGATTGGGATGTCTCCTATCGAGGTAATTACCGCCTGTACAAAAACCAATGCTGAACTATTGGGCATTGAAGAAACCTGTGGGACTATTGAAGTTGGGAAACGGGCTAATCTTATTGTACTCAAAAGTAATCCAGCTGAAAATATTATGAACATAGAAGATCAGGCTATAATTATAAAGAATGGTGAAATT